The following are encoded together in the Planctobacterium marinum genome:
- the alaS gene encoding alanine--tRNA ligase gives MSKTTAEIRNAFFEYFQRHNHQLVASSSLVPHDDPTLLFTNAGMNQFKDVFLGSDKRSYSRAVSSQRCVRAGGKHNDLENVGYTARHHTFFEMLGNFSFGDYFKTDAIRFAWTFLTEELGLPKEKLLVTVYSEDDEAFDIWNKEIGIPAEKIIRISTSDNFWSMGDTGPCGPCSEIFYDHGEHIWGGPPGSPEEDGDRFIEIWNLVFMQFNRQADGTMEPLPKPSIDTGMGLERISAILQNVHSNYEIDIFQNLIADAAKIVGSSDLEDKSLRVIADHIRSCGFLICDGVMPSNEGRGYVLRRIIRRAVRHGNKLGAKDIFFHKLVASLVAQMGEAYPELREQQAVVEKVLKVEEEQFSRTLDRGMNILNEAIAQMEGDTLPGDLAFKLYDTYGFPLDLTNDVLREKSLKIDEAGFEQAMAEQQKRSQQASNFGADYNAMLKSEQISDFTGYDQEQGNAKIVELFKEGNAVASLKAGDEGIVILDETPFYAESGGQVGDRGVLQIASGQFVVQDTVKLGKAVAHKGLAETSLSVGDSVATLVDSERRQRIKLNHSATHLVHAALRQVLGSHVNQKGSLVEPDKFRFDFSHLEAVSKQELREIEAIVNQQIRANNPLDTKLMDLEEAKASGAMALFGEKYDEKVRVVSMGDFSVELCGGTHVTRTGDIGLFKIVSEGGIAAGVRRIEAITGQAAVDYTQAALDTVAKIADKLKTDPAQVADRIEGLTQQQKSLEKEIDQLKQKLASQAGNDLISKIIEIKGTKVLVSELEGVEPKALRGMVDDLKNQIGSGIIFLAVKGDAKVNLIAGVTKDLTSQVKAGDLVNFVAQQVGGKGGGRPDMAQAGGTQPENLAVGLKSISTWLEDSL, from the coding sequence ATGAGCAAAACCACGGCTGAGATCAGAAACGCTTTTTTTGAATATTTCCAACGTCATAACCACCAACTGGTTGCCAGTTCTTCTTTGGTGCCTCATGACGATCCGACGCTATTGTTCACAAACGCGGGTATGAACCAGTTTAAAGATGTCTTTTTAGGTTCTGATAAGCGTAGTTACAGCCGCGCTGTAAGCTCTCAGCGCTGTGTGCGTGCTGGTGGTAAACACAATGACCTGGAAAACGTAGGTTATACCGCCAGACACCATACTTTCTTTGAAATGCTGGGTAATTTTAGTTTCGGCGATTATTTTAAAACCGATGCCATTCGTTTCGCCTGGACCTTTCTAACTGAAGAGTTGGGCTTGCCCAAGGAAAAGCTACTGGTAACGGTTTACTCGGAAGACGACGAAGCCTTCGACATCTGGAACAAAGAAATCGGTATTCCGGCGGAAAAAATCATTCGCATTTCCACTTCTGATAACTTCTGGTCCATGGGTGATACGGGTCCTTGTGGGCCTTGCTCGGAGATTTTCTACGATCACGGTGAACATATCTGGGGAGGTCCTCCTGGCTCACCGGAAGAAGATGGCGACCGCTTTATCGAGATCTGGAACCTGGTATTTATGCAGTTTAATCGTCAGGCCGATGGCACCATGGAGCCATTGCCAAAGCCTTCCATCGATACCGGTATGGGTCTGGAGCGTATCTCTGCTATTTTACAAAATGTGCACAGCAACTATGAGATTGATATCTTTCAAAACTTAATTGCTGATGCAGCCAAAATTGTCGGCAGCAGCGATCTGGAGGATAAATCCTTACGGGTTATTGCTGACCATATCCGCTCTTGTGGTTTCTTGATCTGCGATGGCGTAATGCCTTCTAATGAAGGCCGTGGTTATGTGCTGCGCCGTATTATTCGCCGTGCCGTGCGCCATGGTAATAAATTGGGTGCTAAAGACATCTTCTTCCACAAACTGGTGGCGTCTCTGGTGGCGCAAATGGGCGAAGCTTACCCTGAGCTTAGAGAGCAACAAGCCGTTGTGGAAAAAGTGCTTAAGGTAGAAGAAGAGCAATTTTCTCGTACCCTGGATCGCGGCATGAATATCCTTAATGAAGCCATTGCTCAAATGGAAGGGGATACCTTGCCCGGCGATTTGGCCTTTAAGTTATACGATACCTATGGCTTCCCGTTAGATCTCACTAATGACGTATTGCGAGAAAAATCCTTAAAAATTGATGAAGCCGGGTTTGAACAAGCTATGGCTGAGCAACAAAAACGCTCACAGCAGGCCAGTAACTTTGGCGCCGATTACAACGCCATGTTGAAGTCGGAGCAGATTTCTGATTTCACCGGCTACGACCAAGAGCAAGGTAATGCCAAAATCGTTGAGCTATTTAAAGAAGGTAACGCCGTTGCATCTTTGAAGGCAGGTGACGAAGGCATTGTTATTTTAGACGAAACACCGTTTTATGCTGAATCTGGTGGTCAGGTAGGCGACCGGGGCGTTCTGCAAATTGCAAGCGGACAGTTCGTTGTGCAAGATACCGTAAAATTGGGTAAAGCGGTTGCTCACAAAGGCTTGGCCGAGACTAGCCTTAGCGTGGGCGATAGCGTCGCGACACTGGTAGACAGCGAGCGCCGCCAGCGCATCAAACTCAATCACAGTGCCACTCACCTTGTGCATGCCGCATTGCGTCAGGTTTTAGGTAGCCATGTGAACCAGAAAGGTTCATTGGTTGAGCCTGACAAATTCCGTTTCGACTTTTCTCATTTAGAAGCCGTGAGTAAACAGGAGCTGCGAGAAATTGAAGCCATTGTTAACCAACAAATCCGCGCTAACAATCCGTTGGACACAAAGCTAATGGATCTGGAAGAAGCCAAGGCCTCTGGTGCAATGGCGTTGTTTGGTGAAAAGTATGATGAAAAGGTACGTGTGGTATCCATGGGAGATTTCTCTGTGGAGCTTTGTGGTGGTACGCACGTAACCCGTACCGGCGATATTGGCTTGTTTAAGATTGTCTCTGAAGGCGGTATTGCCGCGGGAGTACGTCGAATCGAGGCCATTACCGGACAGGCTGCCGTGGATTACACTCAGGCGGCGTTAGATACTGTGGCTAAAATAGCCGACAAATTAAAAACCGATCCAGCTCAGGTAGCGGACCGTATTGAAGGTTTAACTCAGCAGCAAAAATCACTGGAAAAAGAAATTGACCAGTTGAAACAAAAGCTGGCCAGTCAGGCGGGTAACGACCTGATTTCAAAAATAATTGAAATAAAAGGTACCAAAGTACTGGTCTCTGAATTAGAGGGGGTTGAACCTAAAGCATTGCGCGGCATGGTGGACGATCTGAAAAACCAAATTGGTTCGGGGATCATCTTCCTGGCAGTGAAAGGCGACGCCAAAGTTAACTTGATAGCTGGTGTTACTAAAGACTTAACGTCGCAAGTGAAAGCGGGCGATTTAGTTAACTTTGTTGCCCAGCAAGTTGGCGGTAAAGGTGGTGGTAGACCAGATATGGCGCAGGCTGGTGGAACTCAACCCGAAAATCTGGCAGTTGGACTAAAGTCTATCTCGACATGGTTAGAAGATAGTCTATAA
- a CDS encoding CPXCG motif-containing cysteine-rich protein: MSLSHAESFHCPYCMTVNDIEIDVLNDIDQVQLVDCQICCQPIEVWVQDSQHGLLIEVKQEVE, translated from the coding sequence ATGAGTCTCAGTCACGCTGAATCCTTTCACTGCCCCTATTGCATGACAGTCAATGACATAGAAATTGATGTACTAAACGACATTGACCAGGTGCAGCTGGTGGACTGTCAGATTTGTTGTCAGCCGATTGAAGTTTGGGTGCAGGATAGCCAGCACGGTTTACTTATTGAGGTTAAACAAGAAGTCGAGTAA
- a CDS encoding serine hydrolase domain-containing protein translates to MLIPLNLANCVAKEQSAVNIDKSGLDAYLNALNDNNKMMTAVYVSKNGHLVYQHYAGHAFTEDGQVINHDTRFRIGSITKTYTAVLIMQLVEQGELSLQDTLDKHFPSFPNAGKITLHHLLNHRSGIANFTEQADYPNYMTQNKNMEQMLAIIAALPSEFPPGSQHTYSNSNYVVLGFILEQLYKAPLSEIIATRIAKPLGLKNSYFGNTINSKDNEAASYYFAENWQKAPETTLQIPHGAGAMVATAQETNEFTHALFNGKLVNEESLKTMMKLKDGYGLGLFARPFYEQYLWGHNGCIDGFASDTAYNLEDGVAITVLSNGVNYDFNGVLIAILSGIYEKDFDLPDFSAAAVEVSKSNLARTIGSFASGDLPLAIQFFVEKGQLMAQAPGQGAFPLTPYSDSEYRFDGAGIVIKFDEQSEKQGQLQRFVLHQGGGQFRYERK, encoded by the coding sequence ATGCTGATTCCGTTAAATTTAGCCAACTGTGTGGCAAAGGAGCAAAGTGCAGTGAATATCGATAAATCGGGATTGGATGCTTACCTCAACGCCCTTAACGATAATAATAAGATGATGACTGCAGTGTATGTTTCAAAAAACGGACACCTCGTTTATCAGCACTACGCAGGCCATGCCTTTACCGAAGACGGCCAGGTGATAAATCACGACACCCGCTTTCGCATCGGCTCCATCACCAAAACCTATACTGCTGTATTAATCATGCAATTGGTTGAGCAAGGTGAATTATCCTTACAGGATACACTGGACAAGCACTTCCCCAGTTTCCCAAACGCTGGCAAAATCACTCTGCATCATCTGTTAAATCACCGCTCTGGGATTGCTAACTTTACAGAGCAAGCTGACTACCCCAACTACATGACTCAAAATAAAAATATGGAGCAAATGCTGGCTATCATCGCAGCCCTACCGTCCGAATTTCCGCCCGGTAGTCAACATACTTATTCAAACAGCAATTATGTTGTTCTGGGGTTTATTTTGGAGCAACTGTATAAGGCTCCTCTGTCGGAAATTATCGCCACCAGGATCGCCAAACCTCTCGGTCTAAAAAACAGCTATTTTGGCAACACCATCAATAGCAAAGACAATGAAGCCGCCTCTTATTACTTCGCTGAAAACTGGCAAAAAGCCCCGGAAACCACTTTGCAAATTCCTCATGGAGCGGGGGCAATGGTAGCGACAGCACAGGAGACTAATGAATTTACCCATGCATTGTTTAACGGCAAATTAGTCAATGAGGAATCGCTGAAAACGATGATGAAACTCAAAGATGGCTATGGACTTGGACTCTTTGCCAGACCGTTTTACGAGCAGTATTTATGGGGTCACAACGGTTGTATTGATGGCTTCGCATCTGATACCGCCTACAATCTGGAAGACGGAGTCGCTATCACGGTTTTATCTAACGGCGTTAATTATGATTTTAACGGTGTATTAATCGCCATTTTAAGTGGTATTTACGAAAAAGACTTTGACCTGCCCGACTTTTCTGCCGCGGCAGTGGAAGTTTCAAAGAGTAACTTGGCCAGAACTATCGGGAGCTTTGCAAGTGGAGACTTACCTCTGGCCATTCAATTTTTCGTTGAGAAGGGCCAATTAATGGCACAAGCCCCTGGCCAAGGTGCTTTTCCACTGACTCCATACTCCGATTCGGAATATCGTTTTGATGGTGCAGGGATCGTAATCAAATTTGATGAACAAAGCGAAAAACAAGGCCAACTACAGCGATTCGTTTTACATCAAGGTGGCGGACAATTTCGTTACGAGCGCAAGTAG
- a CDS encoding DUF4097 family beta strand repeat-containing protein → MMNKATGIRNGALALYGAILFAGASIAADVEHTYEVSKGGKLELKTDVGSLDIRTHNSDTVEIEVEVDGKNADEFRVSHSVSGGDVSVIGTFDRGDNYWGRNIRAKFIITVPKEYDVELRTSGGSIDIADLKGQVEANTSGGSIEIGDIDGNVELHTSGGSITTGSVNGDLNAHTSGGSISATFAKQLTDDATLDTSGGSITVRMIEDMQVDLHASTSGGRVRSDFSVDGRVSKKSIRGEVNGGGPRLKLHTSGGSINIKEY, encoded by the coding sequence ATGATGAACAAGGCAACTGGAATACGGAATGGGGCATTGGCGTTATACGGTGCAATCTTATTTGCAGGCGCGAGCATTGCCGCAGATGTGGAACACACCTACGAGGTAAGCAAAGGCGGTAAGCTGGAGTTAAAAACCGATGTCGGCTCCTTAGATATTCGCACTCACAACAGTGACACGGTAGAAATTGAAGTGGAAGTAGATGGTAAAAATGCCGACGAATTTAGGGTTAGCCACAGTGTTTCTGGCGGTGATGTATCGGTAATAGGTACCTTTGATCGCGGCGATAATTACTGGGGGCGCAATATTCGCGCGAAGTTTATTATTACCGTGCCCAAAGAGTACGATGTGGAATTGCGTACCTCTGGTGGCTCGATTGATATTGCCGATCTGAAAGGACAAGTAGAAGCCAATACGTCCGGTGGCAGCATCGAGATTGGTGACATTGATGGCAATGTTGAATTGCATACCAGTGGTGGTTCTATTACCACAGGTTCGGTCAATGGCGATTTAAACGCGCACACCTCAGGCGGCAGTATTTCCGCTACTTTTGCCAAACAGCTGACAGACGACGCGACATTGGACACCAGTGGCGGTTCTATTACGGTGCGTATGATTGAAGATATGCAGGTAGACTTACACGCTTCCACCAGTGGTGGCCGGGTAAGAAGCGATTTTAGCGTAGACGGTCGGGTATCGAAAAAATCGATTCGCGGTGAAGTTAACGGCGGTGGTCCGCGTCTGAAACTGCACACCTCTGGCGGCAGTATCAATATAAAAGAATACTAG
- a CDS encoding helix-turn-helix transcriptional regulator, with product MRVKSNNPKHLAKSKLLRQMRKDAGLTQQEMAERLFISRETVVAIENCHQNTIETIESDLQEKWWEICRPRATPNTYQAFKDFVLKSFRL from the coding sequence ATGCGCGTAAAAAGTAACAATCCAAAACATCTGGCAAAATCAAAATTGCTACGTCAAATGCGTAAGGACGCGGGACTCACCCAGCAGGAGATGGCGGAGCGACTTTTTATCTCTCGGGAAACGGTAGTGGCTATTGAAAACTGCCACCAGAATACCATTGAAACCATTGAATCTGATCTTCAGGAGAAGTGGTGGGAAATCTGTCGCCCCAGAGCGACCCCCAACACCTATCAAGCCTTTAAAGACTTCGTGCTTAAATCCTTCAGGCTTTAA
- a CDS encoding methyl-accepting chemotaxis protein produces the protein MNNLKLAQLLGGAMLCLALLPLLIVSFIASQVASESLTAQSFAQLQSIRAIKAEAIERHFTQSKAIIKTVSTTPGTLAAAKQLKTSFRQYMSDTGRQSLVAGLRQELSGYYQNEFGARYQQVNNRVIDTQPLLSGINATAVALQHDYIYGNSAPLGAKDELYRAPGNARYHQFHEQFHPFFRQTLQEFGYYDIFLVDPATGVIFYSVFKELDYATSLTTGPYANTNFARVFKKALQDQQIHSVDYEPYLPSYEAPASFQAAPVMDGDKLEAILIFQLPIEPVNAIMTSRSGLGETGETYLVGEDRLMRSDSFLSPDTHTVSASFANPATGKVNTEAVQQAFNGKEGTRIIIDYLGNPVLSSWQLVDLGDFKWAILAEIDQAEAFAASDNLNTTMLIIIVAAVVIIGFAGIRISALISTPIINMAKTMDKVQQSGDFSLRIRSAYQNELGVIGNAFDKLLSNLNSAFSASEAALKQVSEGDYQARVVGQYSGDLLQLKQGIDATIAAIETASEESKKQRQIATAKAEEAAQQQQNAEQQQRLAQQKADEAARLQQQAMQAKQEAEEKALDALNATQEAEKQKQLANEKAIEAQTIAQQASEAAVAANRIKQALDNVSTFALLCDKQHKVIYINHSMHNKLMELAETHATISPDTILNAPLRRLLNEDATLVEQFDNSHKRAQLTIAGAIFECTANLIVDDQGETLGTVLELVDRTAEISAEKEIDAIVESAASGDLSVRVSETGKSGFILKLSGGLNKLVSISEQIIAETSEVLEGVANGDLSHKLEGEYQGAFATLQRDINATVDKLIDVVADINQSAATIADNAADIAAGNMQMTDRTQNQASSLEETSASMEQMTSSVKGTAQNASNANRIASDAQQLAIKGGEVCEQSISSMAAIEDASKKINDIIGVIDEIAFQTNLLALNASVEAARAGEQGRGFAVVASEVRNLAQRSASAAKEIKDLILDSVNKVQDGTLLVNRSGQTLQDIIAAVNSVKDSIMEIATATDEQSTGISQVSRSIVEMEDATQQSAAFVEETSASADSMATEAQQMQAQLQFFKL, from the coding sequence ATGAATAACTTAAAGTTAGCCCAATTATTAGGCGGCGCAATGCTATGCTTGGCATTGTTGCCATTGTTAATTGTCTCCTTTATTGCCTCCCAGGTGGCCAGCGAATCGCTTACAGCGCAAAGCTTTGCTCAGCTGCAATCCATCAGGGCAATAAAAGCCGAAGCAATTGAACGCCACTTTACCCAGTCGAAAGCCATTATTAAGACCGTATCCACCACACCGGGTACGCTGGCAGCAGCGAAGCAACTTAAAACGAGCTTCAGACAATACATGTCTGACACCGGACGTCAAAGCCTGGTGGCAGGCTTGCGTCAGGAGCTTAGTGGCTATTATCAAAATGAGTTTGGCGCAAGATATCAGCAAGTAAACAATCGTGTGATTGACACCCAACCGCTCTTAAGCGGCATTAATGCCACTGCGGTGGCACTGCAGCACGATTATATTTACGGTAACTCGGCGCCACTGGGGGCCAAAGATGAACTATACCGGGCCCCTGGTAATGCCAGATACCATCAATTTCACGAGCAGTTTCACCCCTTCTTTCGCCAGACTCTGCAGGAATTTGGCTACTACGATATTTTTCTGGTAGACCCGGCTACCGGAGTTATCTTTTATTCCGTATTTAAAGAATTGGATTACGCGACGTCTCTCACCACCGGCCCTTACGCCAATACTAATTTTGCCCGTGTGTTTAAAAAGGCCTTGCAAGATCAGCAAATTCACAGTGTCGATTACGAACCCTATTTGCCCTCGTATGAGGCGCCTGCCAGTTTTCAGGCGGCGCCTGTAATGGATGGCGACAAGCTGGAAGCGATACTTATTTTCCAGTTACCTATTGAGCCGGTTAACGCCATTATGACCAGTCGCTCTGGTTTAGGAGAAACCGGAGAAACCTACCTTGTAGGTGAAGATCGGTTAATGCGCTCTGATTCATTCCTGTCTCCTGACACCCATACCGTGTCAGCATCCTTCGCCAACCCGGCCACTGGAAAGGTTAATACCGAAGCGGTACAGCAAGCGTTTAACGGTAAGGAAGGTACCCGCATTATTATTGATTACTTGGGCAATCCGGTTTTATCTTCCTGGCAGTTGGTGGACCTTGGCGATTTTAAATGGGCCATTCTGGCAGAAATTGACCAGGCTGAGGCCTTTGCCGCCTCAGATAACCTCAACACCACTATGCTAATCATCATAGTCGCAGCCGTTGTTATCATTGGGTTTGCAGGTATTCGGATTTCAGCACTTATCTCAACACCCATTATCAACATGGCAAAAACCATGGACAAAGTGCAACAAAGCGGCGACTTTTCCCTGCGGATACGCTCTGCATATCAGAACGAACTGGGTGTTATAGGGAACGCTTTCGACAAGTTACTCAGTAATCTAAACAGCGCCTTTTCCGCTTCAGAAGCAGCGCTAAAACAAGTATCTGAGGGTGATTACCAGGCCCGTGTTGTAGGCCAATATTCCGGAGACTTGTTGCAATTGAAACAAGGTATTGATGCCACAATAGCAGCGATAGAAACCGCCAGCGAAGAGTCGAAAAAGCAGCGTCAAATCGCCACAGCAAAAGCCGAAGAAGCAGCACAACAACAGCAAAATGCAGAGCAACAACAACGTCTTGCACAGCAAAAAGCTGACGAAGCAGCGCGTTTGCAACAACAAGCCATGCAGGCCAAACAAGAGGCTGAGGAAAAAGCACTGGATGCGCTCAACGCCACCCAGGAAGCAGAGAAGCAAAAACAACTCGCTAATGAAAAAGCCATCGAAGCTCAGACGATTGCGCAACAAGCCAGTGAAGCGGCCGTTGCCGCCAACCGCATTAAACAAGCGCTGGACAATGTCAGTACTTTTGCCCTGTTGTGCGATAAACAGCACAAGGTGATTTATATCAATCACTCCATGCACAACAAACTCATGGAACTGGCAGAGACACACGCCACGATTTCGCCAGATACCATTTTAAATGCACCATTGCGTCGTCTGCTAAACGAAGACGCAACGTTAGTGGAGCAATTCGATAATAGCCATAAACGCGCTCAGCTTACTATCGCAGGAGCAATATTCGAGTGCACCGCCAACCTGATTGTTGATGATCAGGGTGAAACTCTCGGCACCGTATTAGAGCTAGTAGATCGCACTGCAGAAATCAGTGCGGAAAAAGAAATCGACGCCATTGTAGAAAGTGCGGCATCAGGCGATTTAAGTGTGCGAGTTAGCGAAACCGGTAAATCTGGATTTATCCTGAAACTATCTGGCGGTTTAAATAAACTGGTGAGTATTTCCGAGCAGATCATTGCAGAAACCAGTGAGGTGTTGGAAGGCGTTGCCAACGGTGATTTATCTCATAAACTGGAGGGTGAATATCAAGGCGCCTTCGCCACGCTGCAAAGGGATATCAATGCCACTGTCGACAAACTGATTGACGTGGTGGCAGATATTAATCAATCTGCAGCCACAATCGCTGATAATGCTGCCGATATCGCCGCGGGCAACATGCAAATGACTGACCGAACGCAAAACCAGGCATCCTCACTGGAAGAAACATCCGCCTCTATGGAACAAATGACGTCTTCGGTTAAAGGTACGGCACAAAATGCTTCCAATGCCAATCGCATCGCCAGTGATGCACAACAACTTGCCATAAAAGGCGGCGAAGTGTGTGAACAATCCATCTCCAGCATGGCGGCTATCGAAGACGCTAGCAAAAAAATTAATGACATTATCGGTGTCATTGATGAAATCGCCTTCCAGACAAACCTGTTGGCCCTGAATGCTTCGGTAGAGGCTGCCCGTGCTGGTGAACAAGGTCGTGGTTTTGCCGTGGTGGCTAGCGAAGTGCGCAATCTGGCACAGCGTTCAGCCTCTGCCGCCAAAGAAATCAAGGACCTGATCCTGGACAGTGTCAATAAAGTGCAAGATGGTACCTTGCTGGTGAACAGATCCGGACAAACTCTGCAGGATATTATTGCTGCCGTAAATTCAGTAAAAGATAGCATCATGGAAATCGCTACCGCGACGGATGAGCAATCTACTGGGATCAGTCAAGTTAGTCGCTCTATCGTGGAGATGGAAGATGCAACGCAGCAATCAGCAGCGTTTGTTGAAGAGACCTCAGCTTCGGCAGATTCCATGGCCACTGAAGCACAACAAATGCAGGCGCAGTTGCAGTTTTTTAAATTATAA
- a CDS encoding substrate-binding periplasmic protein, whose product MTSYLRMKGIALFLLLMGPLVKADTLHFATDAWCPYICDVQSEQPGILVEATNQILLSSPYSPNYLTINWAQSINLVRKGELDGLIGTYQSDAPDFVYGEQAFLQSQMCFFVDRNSNWEFTDLSSLNSRTMAFMNGYSYGEVMDTYIAANENQGQNNVMRISGDEDLQRRIALLNSGRVNTLIEDKRVFAWFIKWAGDARQFRAAGCLKAEDVYIGFSPALEQSARRAALLDSGLQQLHKNGELSDIIRAYSPDTFAD is encoded by the coding sequence ATGACAAGCTATCTTCGTATGAAGGGCATAGCACTTTTTTTGCTGCTAATGGGCCCGCTAGTCAAAGCGGACACCCTGCATTTTGCCACTGATGCTTGGTGCCCTTATATCTGTGACGTGCAATCTGAGCAGCCGGGCATACTAGTAGAAGCCACCAATCAAATACTGCTAAGTAGCCCTTACAGCCCCAATTACCTTACTATTAACTGGGCTCAGTCCATCAATCTGGTGCGCAAGGGAGAGCTGGATGGCCTGATTGGCACTTATCAGTCGGACGCGCCAGACTTTGTTTATGGCGAGCAAGCTTTTTTGCAATCTCAGATGTGTTTTTTCGTAGATCGAAACAGCAATTGGGAGTTCACTGACCTGTCGAGCTTGAACAGTCGTACGATGGCTTTTATGAATGGCTACAGCTATGGAGAGGTAATGGATACCTATATCGCTGCTAACGAAAATCAAGGGCAAAATAACGTAATGCGTATCAGTGGTGACGAAGATTTGCAGCGCCGCATCGCGCTGCTAAACAGTGGTAGGGTAAATACCCTGATTGAAGATAAGCGAGTATTTGCCTGGTTTATAAAGTGGGCTGGGGATGCAAGACAATTCAGAGCGGCAGGGTGTCTCAAGGCCGAGGACGTCTACATCGGTTTTTCGCCAGCATTAGAGCAGTCTGCTCGCAGAGCAGCATTACTGGATAGCGGTCTTCAACAGTTGCATAAAAATGGTGAATTAAGTGACATTATCCGCGCCTACAGTCCCGATACGTTTGCTGATTAA
- a CDS encoding regulatory protein RecX, whose product MLIDDSPDKQLSQIREAAIRLLARREHSQQELLRKLLQKGFAAQLCETALADLQAQGYQSDLRFAQMFIRSRAAKFYGPGRITDELRQHQVVSSDSQKAMQEADIDWFELCKDALLRKFRSGTSDDWQVRQKQKRYLWQRGFSEDQIQYALNPD is encoded by the coding sequence TTGTTAATAGATGATTCTCCCGACAAACAGTTAAGCCAAATCCGCGAGGCGGCTATCCGTTTATTGGCTCGTCGAGAGCACAGCCAGCAGGAATTACTACGCAAACTCCTGCAAAAAGGTTTTGCCGCCCAGTTGTGTGAAACTGCGCTTGCCGACCTTCAAGCACAAGGGTATCAGTCTGACCTGCGCTTTGCCCAGATGTTCATACGCTCCAGAGCCGCAAAATTTTATGGTCCAGGACGTATCACGGATGAATTGCGTCAACATCAGGTGGTCAGTAGCGACAGCCAAAAAGCCATGCAAGAGGCGGATATCGACTGGTTTGAACTGTGCAAAGATGCTTTGTTGCGCAAGTTTCGCAGTGGCACTAGCGATGACTGGCAGGTCCGTCAAAAACAAAAGCGCTACCTCTGGCAACGGGGCTTTAGTGAGGATCAAATCCAGTATGCGTTAAACCCTGATTAA
- a CDS encoding GNAT family N-acetyltransferase, whose product MSLKLQFCPEIAQINRAQWNKLTSPHYPFLRHEFLSALESSGSVTSKTGWQPYHLWVTEQDAPIACMPLYIKTHSYGEYVFDWSWAEAYQRYQLNYYPKLVAAIPFTPVTGPRLIFDSSEISETLTDNIISAVQQESQKLGLSSLHILFPEERHTQDDQWCQRKSVQFQWHNQGYQQFDNFLSSFASRKRKNLNKERRKVREQGIEVERFFGATLQAQHLDFFYQCYQQTYLKRSGHAGYLNRAFFDTLFTDMADNIMIVQAQRDGEAIAAALYFYNENGLYGRYWGALQEFDCLHFECCYYQGIEFAIEQQLPLFNPGTQGEHKIQRGFEPIYCQSEHWLANPDFNRAIQDFVKREQLQIAHYKKEAASLLPFKQAQPVETET is encoded by the coding sequence ATGTCATTAAAATTGCAATTTTGTCCTGAAATAGCTCAAATTAACAGGGCGCAGTGGAACAAACTCACTTCTCCCCACTACCCTTTTTTGCGCCATGAGTTTCTGTCGGCATTGGAATCTTCAGGCTCAGTAACGTCGAAGACAGGTTGGCAACCCTATCATCTTTGGGTGACTGAACAAGACGCCCCCATCGCGTGTATGCCACTATATATAAAAACCCATAGTTACGGCGAGTATGTGTTCGACTGGTCTTGGGCAGAAGCCTACCAGCGCTATCAGTTAAATTACTATCCCAAATTAGTGGCAGCCATTCCCTTTACCCCGGTTACCGGCCCTCGCCTTATCTTTGACTCCTCTGAGATAAGCGAAACACTAACCGACAATATTATTAGTGCAGTACAGCAGGAATCTCAAAAACTGGGGCTGTCGTCGCTGCACATTTTATTTCCCGAGGAGCGCCACACACAAGACGATCAGTGGTGTCAGCGGAAAAGCGTGCAATTTCAATGGCATAATCAGGGCTATCAGCAGTTTGATAATTTCCTGAGCAGCTTTGCCTCGCGCAAACGCAAGAACCTCAATAAAGAGCGCCGCAAGGTACGTGAACAAGGCATAGAGGTTGAGCGCTTTTTTGGGGCAACACTACAGGCGCAGCATCTGGACTTTTTCTATCAGTGTTACCAGCAAACCTATCTGAAGCGCAGCGGTCATGCTGGTTACCTTAACCGGGCCTTTTTTGACACCTTGTTCACCGACATGGCTGACAACATCATGATTGTGCAAGCCCAGCGCGATGGCGAAGCGATTGCCGCCGCCTTGTATTTTTATAATGAAAACGGTTTGTATGGCCGCTATTGGGGGGCACTGCAAGAATTCGACTGTTTGCACTTTGAGTGTTGCTATTACCAAGGCATTGAGTTTGCCATTGAACAACAACTGCCGTTGTTTAATCCGGGTACTCAAGGAGAACATAAAATTCAGCGGGGCTTTGAGCCCATTTATTGCCAATCAGAACACTGGCTGGCCAACCCCGACTTTAATCGCGCCATACAGGACTTTGTAAAACGAGAACAATTACAGATTGCTCATTACAAAAAAGAAGCGGCGAGTTTGCTGCCCTTTAAACAAGCGCAGCCTGTCGAAACGGAAACCTGA